The Pseudomonas sp. DG56-2 genome contains a region encoding:
- a CDS encoding S8/S53 family peptidase → MKGPIALLACLGLIWPLASAAQAPLRITQMQRCGDILATAEQQWCLHVSGLGNQRPTVWLGDKALAPEAVQLKGESVQVRVNKRDHVSASVWLELADRRSNPVWLSVSNSHIVAARSDEVARNMDGLVTYVDLISLLIEEQHDGLIEARRLAEKYGAKVVGAIPALNTYQLRIPARDLIQRDALLLRMGSEASVDAVIVEESAPERGEETAVDNTRPPTAGKEWAANRFMDAVYYYRKRIPAVKAPIKVQQVRVGIIERDVDFDSPDFAAYRGGCKAGAGKMCVFARDSSKPDNHGSSVAGIIAAAWQAGGNRGFLSGLDAASPGFEVIVERSSDAGITANIAASVNLVEDGVRVLNWSWGVHRVGTRSIEGDEIDSLVRSGLAIGGYEELLEEFFLWLRAEHPDVIVVNSAGNGSSRSDDDEYRLPSSLVADQLLVVGAHQRSGQDVRRDDPDYVIKRGSSNIGRRVDISAAACVHASTAEMGKPGTVHCGTSFATPLVTAVVAAMLSIDPALTPQQVRMLLRRSAMTLGPRQDFEAMDGEDLTAPILPSERDSQLDHADLGRSARLDMQKALELTIQGSGRVR, encoded by the coding sequence ATGAAAGGACCCATTGCGCTGCTGGCCTGCCTGGGCCTGATTTGGCCGCTGGCGTCAGCTGCTCAAGCGCCGCTACGAATCACTCAGATGCAACGTTGCGGCGACATACTGGCGACTGCTGAGCAACAGTGGTGCCTGCATGTCAGCGGGCTGGGAAATCAACGTCCCACCGTCTGGCTCGGTGATAAGGCTTTGGCGCCTGAAGCAGTGCAGCTCAAGGGTGAGTCTGTGCAGGTACGCGTGAACAAGCGCGATCACGTAAGCGCTTCAGTATGGCTGGAACTGGCGGACCGACGCAGCAACCCCGTATGGCTGTCGGTGAGCAATAGCCACATAGTTGCGGCGCGGTCTGACGAAGTAGCCAGGAATATGGATGGTCTGGTCACCTACGTGGATCTGATCAGCCTACTGATCGAGGAACAGCACGACGGATTGATCGAGGCGCGTCGTCTGGCTGAAAAATATGGTGCCAAGGTCGTAGGCGCCATCCCTGCGCTCAATACCTACCAATTGCGTATACCCGCACGTGACCTTATCCAGCGTGATGCCCTGTTGTTGCGCATGGGCAGCGAAGCCAGCGTTGATGCTGTCATTGTCGAAGAATCGGCTCCGGAACGTGGTGAAGAGACTGCCGTCGACAACACCCGTCCACCTACGGCGGGCAAAGAGTGGGCCGCCAATCGGTTCATGGATGCGGTGTACTACTACCGCAAACGCATTCCGGCAGTGAAGGCTCCAATCAAGGTGCAGCAAGTGCGAGTGGGTATCATCGAGCGGGATGTGGATTTCGATTCACCGGACTTCGCTGCTTATCGGGGGGGCTGTAAAGCAGGTGCTGGGAAGATGTGCGTGTTTGCCCGTGATTCGAGCAAACCGGATAACCACGGCTCAAGCGTTGCCGGCATCATTGCGGCGGCTTGGCAGGCCGGAGGTAATCGTGGGTTCCTATCGGGCTTGGACGCTGCCAGCCCTGGCTTCGAGGTGATCGTCGAGCGCAGCTCTGATGCGGGCATCACCGCCAACATTGCCGCTTCGGTGAATCTGGTCGAAGACGGGGTGCGGGTGCTCAATTGGAGTTGGGGAGTACATCGTGTCGGGACCAGGAGCATCGAGGGGGACGAAATCGATTCATTGGTGCGCTCCGGGCTGGCTATCGGTGGTTACGAAGAACTTCTCGAAGAATTTTTCCTGTGGCTGCGAGCCGAGCATCCGGATGTCATTGTGGTCAATTCGGCAGGTAACGGTTCATCCAGGTCCGATGACGACGAGTATCGCCTACCGTCTTCATTGGTGGCCGATCAGCTTCTGGTGGTCGGTGCTCATCAGCGTAGCGGGCAGGACGTGAGGCGAGATGACCCGGATTACGTGATTAAGCGCGGCAGTTCAAATATTGGAAGGCGTGTTGATATTAGCGCTGCAGCCTGTGTTCATGCCTCTACAGCAGAAATGGGCAAGCCTGGCACGGTGCATTGCGGTACCTCGTTCGCGACGCCTTTGGTGACGGCTGTTGTAGCAGCCATGCTGTCGATCGATCCGGCACTTACTCCGCAACAAGTACGCATGCTATTGCGGCGTAGCGCAATGACTTTGGGGCCGCGGCAAGACTTCGAGGCCATGGATGGCGAAGATCTCACCGCGCCCATTCTACCGTCCGAGCGTGACAGTCAGCTGGACCATGCTGACTTGGGACGCTCGGCACGACTGGACATGCAAAAGGCGCTTGAACTGACCATACAAGGCAGCGGTAGAGTGCGCTGA
- a CDS encoding DUF3299 domain-containing protein: MRRVLLLSLLLISSLARAELAETDWLELMPESDQKALELMPEIDHNSPEAMGTFTAKGGLKQSKGLPAVMYSSKTVPAMNGKQIRLGGYPVPLESDAKGNSTLFFLVPYPGACIHVPPPPPNQLVLVRYPKGLKIDDIYTPLWVNGTLKVEKVTNDLADAAYAIDAAQVKVVEESDL; encoded by the coding sequence ATGCGCCGTGTATTGCTGCTTTCATTGTTGCTCATCAGCAGCCTCGCCCGTGCTGAGCTTGCGGAGACCGACTGGCTTGAATTGATGCCCGAGTCGGATCAGAAAGCCCTTGAGCTGATGCCTGAAATTGATCACAACTCCCCCGAGGCCATGGGCACTTTTACTGCCAAGGGCGGCCTTAAGCAGAGCAAGGGCTTGCCTGCGGTGATGTATTCAAGCAAGACCGTGCCCGCAATGAATGGCAAACAGATCCGTCTGGGTGGTTACCCCGTGCCGCTGGAATCCGATGCCAAGGGCAACAGCACGCTGTTTTTCCTCGTGCCTTATCCAGGTGCCTGCATCCACGTGCCGCCACCGCCACCTAACCAACTGGTGCTGGTTCGTTACCCCAAGGGCCTGAAGATCGACGATATCTACACGCCGCTGTGGGTCAACGGCACGCTGAAAGTGGAGAAGGTCACCAATGACCTGGCTGACGCGGCATATGCAATAGACGCGGCCCAAGTGAAAGTAGTCGAAGAAAGCGATCTCTGA
- a CDS encoding GlsB/YeaQ/YmgE family stress response membrane protein, which yields MGIIGTIFIGLIVGLLARFIKPGDDSMGWIMTILLGIAGSLAATYGGQALGIYQAGEGAGFLGALVGAVILLVIYGMVKKN from the coding sequence ATGGGTATCATCGGAACCATCTTCATCGGCCTGATCGTCGGATTGCTGGCACGCTTCATCAAGCCTGGCGACGACAGCATGGGCTGGATCATGACCATTCTCCTGGGTATTGCCGGTTCGCTTGCTGCGACCTACGGCGGTCAGGCGCTGGGCATCTACCAGGCTGGCGAAGGCGCGGGCTTCCTGGGTGCGCTGGTGGGGGCGGTCATTCTTCTGGTGATCTACGGTATGGTCAAAAAGAACTGA
- a CDS encoding 5-(carboxyamino)imidazole ribonucleotide synthase has protein sequence MKIGVIGGGQLGRMLALAGTPLGMNFAFLDPAPDACAAPLGEHLRADYGDQDHLRQLADEVDLVTFEFESVPAETVAFLSQFVPVYPSAESLRIARDRWFEKSMFKDLGIPTPAFADIQSQADLDAAVATIGLPAVLKTRTLGYDGKGQKVLRTAEDVVDTFAELGSVPCLLEGFVAFSGEVSLIAVRARDGETRFYPLVHNTHENGILRLSVASEDHLLQKLAEDYAGRVLKQLDYVGVLAFEFFEVDGGLKANEIAPRVHNSGHWTIEGAECSQFENHLRAVAGLPLGSTAKVGESAMLNFIGEVPAVHQVVAIDECHLHHYGKAFKVGRKVGHATLRCDDMATLEQKIQKVEALIKG, from the coding sequence ATGAAAATCGGTGTAATCGGTGGCGGCCAATTGGGTCGTATGCTGGCTTTGGCGGGAACTCCGCTGGGCATGAACTTCGCCTTCCTTGACCCCGCCCCGGATGCATGTGCAGCCCCCTTGGGCGAACACCTGCGCGCCGATTACGGTGACCAGGACCATCTGCGTCAGTTGGCCGACGAAGTCGACCTGGTAACCTTCGAGTTCGAAAGCGTACCGGCTGAAACCGTTGCCTTCCTCTCGCAATTCGTGCCGGTCTATCCGAGTGCAGAATCGTTGCGGATCGCACGTGATCGCTGGTTCGAAAAAAGCATGTTCAAGGACCTGGGCATTCCGACCCCGGCGTTTGCCGATATCCAGTCGCAAGCCGATTTGGACGCTGCAGTCGCCACGATTGGCCTGCCTGCCGTGCTCAAGACCCGTACCCTGGGTTATGACGGCAAGGGTCAGAAGGTGCTGCGCACGGCCGAGGATGTGGTAGACACTTTCGCTGAACTGGGTAGTGTGCCTTGCTTGCTGGAAGGCTTCGTTGCGTTCAGCGGCGAAGTCTCGCTGATTGCCGTGCGTGCTCGCGATGGTGAAACCCGTTTTTATCCGTTGGTGCACAACACCCACGAGAACGGCATCCTGCGTCTGTCGGTGGCCAGTGAAGACCATTTGCTTCAGAAACTGGCCGAAGATTACGCGGGTCGTGTGCTCAAGCAACTCGACTACGTCGGTGTGCTGGCATTCGAATTCTTCGAAGTCGATGGCGGCCTGAAAGCCAACGAGATCGCACCACGCGTACATAACTCCGGGCATTGGACCATCGAAGGGGCCGAGTGCAGCCAGTTCGAGAACCACCTGCGCGCCGTTGCCGGCCTGCCGCTTGGTTCGACTGCCAAGGTCGGCGAGAGCGCAATGCTCAACTTCATCGGCGAAGTCCCAGCAGTACACCAGGTGGTTGCCATCGACGAATGCCACCTGCATCACTACGGCAAGGCCTTCAAGGTCGGCCGCAAGGTGGGTCACGCCACCCTGCGTTGTGATGACATGGCGACCCTGGAGCAAAAAATCCAGAAGGTCGAAGCGCTGATTAAGGGTTAA
- the purE gene encoding 5-(carboxyamino)imidazole ribonucleotide mutase, whose protein sequence is MSALVGVIMGSKSDWSTLSHTADMLEKLGIPYEVKVVSAHRTPDLLFQYAEEAEGRGIEVIIAGAGGAAHLPGMCAAKTHLPVLGVPVQSSMLSGVDSLLSIVQMPAGIPVATLAIGKAGAINAALLSASILGAKHPQFHTVLKQFRAEQTDSVLDNPDPRQA, encoded by the coding sequence ATGAGTGCACTGGTTGGCGTGATCATGGGCTCCAAGTCCGATTGGTCCACCCTTAGCCACACCGCCGATATGCTGGAAAAACTCGGCATTCCCTACGAGGTCAAGGTGGTTTCCGCCCACCGCACCCCGGATTTGTTGTTCCAGTATGCTGAAGAGGCCGAAGGCCGTGGCATTGAGGTGATCATCGCTGGAGCGGGGGGCGCTGCCCACCTGCCAGGCATGTGCGCCGCCAAGACCCATCTGCCTGTCCTGGGTGTGCCGGTACAGTCGTCGATGCTCTCCGGAGTCGACTCGCTGTTGTCGATCGTACAGATGCCAGCCGGTATTCCGGTCGCCACCTTGGCTATCGGCAAAGCTGGCGCCATCAACGCTGCGCTGCTCTCGGCGAGCATTCTGGGCGCCAAGCACCCGCAGTTCCACACGGTGTTGAAGCAGTTCCGCGCTGAGCAGACAGACAGCGTTCTGGATAATCCAGATCCGCGTCAGGCTTGA
- a CDS encoding LysR substrate-binding domain-containing protein → MNLESKWLEDFSALAATRSFSQAAERRFVTQPAFSRRIRSLEAALGLQLVNRSRTPIELTAAGQLFLVTARTVVDQLGEVLRHLHHLEGGQGEVIQIAAAHSLASGFFPRWVAQLRNDGLNIATRLVATNVGDAVHALREGGCDLMLAFYDPDAALQMDAEIFPSLHMGTTEMLPVCALGADGKPLFDLEGEGSVPLLAYSAGAFLGRSVNLLLRQRNLRYTTVYETAMADSLKSMALEGMGVAWVPRLSMRGELERGELAICGASQWHVPLEIRLYRCALVRKANVRLLWRKLESTGVHAGQAE, encoded by the coding sequence ATGAACCTCGAAAGCAAATGGCTGGAAGACTTCAGCGCCTTGGCGGCGACCCGCAGCTTTTCCCAGGCCGCCGAGCGCCGATTTGTAACGCAGCCGGCCTTCAGTCGACGCATACGCAGTTTGGAAGCCGCACTGGGACTGCAGTTGGTGAACCGTTCCCGCACGCCCATTGAGTTGACCGCAGCGGGGCAGCTGTTTCTAGTGACTGCGCGCACCGTTGTCGACCAGTTGGGCGAAGTTCTCCGTCATTTGCATCACTTGGAAGGTGGTCAGGGGGAGGTTATCCAGATCGCAGCAGCGCACTCGCTGGCGTCCGGCTTTTTTCCGCGCTGGGTCGCTCAACTCCGCAACGATGGTTTGAACATTGCTACGCGCCTAGTCGCTACTAACGTGGGCGATGCGGTGCATGCGCTGCGTGAGGGTGGCTGTGACTTGATGCTGGCCTTCTACGATCCGGACGCAGCCCTGCAAATGGATGCCGAGATATTTCCATCGCTACACATGGGGACGACCGAAATGTTGCCGGTGTGTGCGCTGGGAGCCGATGGCAAGCCGCTGTTCGATCTGGAGGGTGAGGGCAGCGTGCCCCTGCTGGCCTACAGTGCGGGTGCATTCCTTGGTCGCTCGGTTAACTTGCTATTGCGCCAGCGTAACCTGCGCTACACCACTGTCTATGAGACTGCTATGGCCGATAGCTTGAAGAGCATGGCGCTGGAAGGGATGGGGGTTGCCTGGGTGCCACGACTGTCCATGCGTGGCGAGTTGGAGCGGGGTGAGCTGGCAATTTGTGGTGCAAGCCAATGGCATGTGCCTTTGGAAATTCGTCTTTATCGGTGTGCCTTGGTACGCAAGGCCAACGTGCGGTTGTTGTGGCGCAAGCTGGAATCCACAGGCGTGCACGCTGGCCAGGCTGAATGA
- the aspA gene encoding aspartate ammonia-lyase has product MSAAASFRVEKDLLGTLEVPADAYYGIQTLRAANNFHLSGVPLSHYPKLVVALAMVKQAAADANRELGHLSDAKHAAISEACARLIRGDYHEQFVVDMIQGGAGTSTNMNANEVIANIALEAMGHQKGEYKYLHPNNDVNMAQSTNDAYPTAIRLGLLLGHDALLASLDSLIQAFAAKGQEFDHVLKMGRTQLQDAVPMTLGQEFRAFATTMTEDLNRLRSLAPELLTEINLGGTAIGTGINADPGYQSLAVQRLATISGQPLVPAADLIEATSDMGAFVLFSGMLKRTAVKLSKICNDLRLLSSGPRTGINEINLPARQPGSSIMPGKVNPVIPEAVNQVAFAIMGNDLALTVAAEGGQLQLNVMEPLIAYKIFDSIRLLQRAMDMLREHCIVGITANEQRCRELVEHSIGLVTALNPYIGYENATRIAAIALESGRGVLELVREEGLLDEEMLNDILRPENMIAPRLVPLKA; this is encoded by the coding sequence ATGTCCGCTGCTGCATCGTTCCGCGTTGAGAAAGACCTGCTTGGCACCCTTGAAGTCCCTGCTGATGCTTATTACGGCATCCAGACCCTGCGCGCTGCCAACAACTTCCACCTCTCCGGTGTTCCGCTGTCGCACTACCCTAAACTGGTTGTTGCCCTGGCCATGGTCAAACAGGCCGCTGCCGACGCCAACCGTGAACTGGGTCACCTGAGCGATGCCAAGCACGCCGCCATCAGCGAGGCCTGCGCCCGCCTGATCCGCGGTGATTACCACGAGCAGTTCGTGGTTGACATGATTCAAGGCGGTGCTGGTACTTCTACCAACATGAACGCCAACGAAGTAATCGCCAACATTGCGCTGGAGGCCATGGGTCACCAGAAGGGCGAGTACAAGTATCTACACCCGAACAACGACGTGAACATGGCGCAGTCCACCAACGACGCCTACCCGACTGCGATCCGTCTGGGTCTGCTGTTGGGTCACGATGCGCTGCTGGCCAGCCTCGACAGCCTGATCCAGGCCTTCGCCGCCAAGGGCCAGGAATTCGACCACGTACTGAAGATGGGCCGTACCCAGCTGCAGGACGCTGTGCCGATGACCCTGGGCCAGGAATTCCGTGCCTTCGCCACTACCATGACCGAAGACCTGAACCGCCTGCGCTCCCTGGCGCCAGAACTGCTGACCGAAATCAACCTCGGTGGTACCGCCATCGGCACCGGCATCAACGCCGACCCTGGCTATCAGTCCCTGGCGGTACAGCGCCTGGCGACCATCAGCGGCCAGCCGCTGGTACCTGCCGCCGACCTGATTGAAGCGACTTCGGACATGGGCGCCTTCGTCCTGTTCTCCGGCATGCTCAAGCGTACCGCGGTCAAGCTGTCGAAAATCTGCAACGACCTGCGCCTGCTTTCCAGCGGTCCACGTACCGGCATCAACGAGATCAACCTGCCAGCGCGCCAGCCAGGCAGCTCGATCATGCCAGGCAAGGTCAACCCGGTTATCCCGGAAGCAGTCAACCAGGTGGCCTTCGCCATCATGGGTAACGACCTGGCCCTGACCGTTGCCGCTGAAGGTGGCCAACTGCAGCTGAACGTCATGGAGCCGCTGATCGCCTACAAGATCTTCGACTCGATCCGCCTGCTGCAGCGCGCCATGGACATGCTGCGCGAGCATTGCATCGTCGGCATCACCGCCAACGAACAACGCTGCCGTGAACTGGTCGAACACTCGATCGGTCTGGTCACTGCCTTGAACCCGTACATCGGCTACGAGAACGCCACCCGTATCGCTGCCATCGCCCTGGAAAGTGGCCGTGGTGTGCTGGAACTGGTCCGCGAGGAAGGCCTGCTGGACGAAGAGATGCTCAACGACATCCTGCGTCCGGAAAACATGATTGCTCCGCGTCTGGTCCCGCTCAAAGCGTAA
- a CDS encoding asparaginase, whose translation MATAYPARKIMVLYTGGTIGMQASANGLVPASGLEQRMREHLTGRTDITQWQFREMQPLIDSANMTPRYWQRLRVAIIDAIEVQHCDAVLILHGTDTLAYSAAALSFQLIGLPAPVLLTGSMLPAGTADSDAWENLVGALQALTQGAVAGVQLYFHGELLEPNRTAKVRSFGRHPFVMLKRLGGAPKAQPLPAALNYRQAWQPATVAVLPLVPGFGAALLQAALDSGAQALILECFGSGTGPADDAGFLDVLRQAQSKDVVVVAITQCHEGGVELDVYEAGSRLRQVGVVSGGGMTREAAFGKLQLLLGTGLPPAEIRRLIELDLCGELC comes from the coding sequence ATGGCTACTGCATATCCCGCTCGTAAGATCATGGTGCTGTACACCGGAGGTACCATTGGCATGCAGGCCAGTGCCAACGGCCTGGTTCCGGCGTCGGGACTCGAGCAAAGGATGCGCGAACACCTGACCGGGCGTACCGATATAACGCAGTGGCAGTTTCGCGAAATGCAGCCGCTGATCGATAGCGCCAACATGACGCCCCGCTACTGGCAGCGCCTGCGTGTAGCGATCATCGATGCCATCGAGGTACAGCACTGCGACGCGGTGCTGATACTGCACGGTACCGACACCCTCGCCTACAGCGCTGCCGCCCTGAGTTTCCAGCTCATTGGTTTGCCAGCGCCCGTACTGCTCACAGGTTCCATGCTACCCGCGGGCACAGCCGACAGCGATGCCTGGGAAAACCTCGTCGGGGCCCTGCAAGCGCTAACTCAAGGCGCAGTCGCGGGCGTGCAATTGTATTTTCATGGAGAACTGCTCGAACCCAATCGAACCGCCAAGGTGCGCAGTTTCGGTCGGCATCCATTCGTCATGCTCAAACGCTTGGGCGGCGCACCCAAGGCGCAGCCTTTACCAGCAGCGCTGAACTACCGACAAGCCTGGCAACCTGCGACTGTCGCTGTATTGCCACTGGTACCCGGGTTCGGCGCTGCTTTGTTGCAAGCGGCGCTCGACAGCGGTGCGCAGGCCCTTATCCTGGAGTGTTTCGGCAGCGGCACCGGTCCGGCCGACGACGCCGGCTTTCTCGATGTGCTGAGGCAAGCCCAGAGCAAAGATGTAGTGGTGGTGGCAATCACCCAATGCCATGAGGGCGGCGTCGAACTGGACGTTTATGAAGCGGGCAGCCGTTTGCGCCAGGTTGGTGTGGTATCGGGCGGCGGAATGACCCGTGAAGCGGCATTCGGCAAGCTGCAGCTACTGCTCGGCACGGGTTTGCCGCCAGCAGAAATACGGCGCCTGATCGAACTGGATCTGTGTGGAGAGCTGTGCTGA
- a CDS encoding AraC family transcriptional regulator — MLHSHLTTLNAVSLVIQAFKDDGIEASALLEGSGISPSDLGRADSRITTRQEMLVCANAVARRREVGLELGRRMHVSCYGMLGYALLSSATLGDALRLAMQYPALLGTLFQLRLIEDGERIWFSASNYRADPCLAAFNAEFCLTSLKVICDDLLGQTLPLIASRFNHTCPDYQSLYAETFNCPLHFGAGDNAFAFERRWLDMPLPLADQITHRAMSERCRRQNLEFTGRQAWLGRIRQLLLDQLNAAPGLEGLAKQMNCSSRTLRRHLQELGSSYQQLLDELRFERAKQLLAEDQLPIYQIAEVLGFSETASFRHAFLRWSGVAPSHFRT; from the coding sequence ATGCTCCACTCACACCTCACAACGCTCAATGCTGTGTCGTTGGTTATTCAAGCCTTCAAGGATGACGGCATCGAGGCTTCTGCGCTGCTCGAAGGTAGCGGTATCAGCCCGTCAGACCTGGGCCGCGCCGATTCACGCATCACCACCCGCCAGGAGATGCTGGTGTGTGCCAATGCTGTGGCACGACGTCGCGAAGTGGGCTTGGAATTGGGACGACGCATGCACGTTTCCTGCTACGGCATGCTTGGTTACGCCCTGCTCTCCAGTGCCACCTTAGGTGACGCTTTGCGCCTGGCAATGCAGTATCCGGCGTTGTTGGGAACACTTTTTCAGCTACGCCTGATCGAAGACGGTGAGCGCATCTGGTTCAGCGCCAGCAATTATCGTGCGGATCCTTGCCTGGCTGCATTCAACGCCGAATTTTGCCTGACCTCACTGAAAGTGATTTGCGATGACCTACTCGGGCAGACACTGCCGTTGATCGCTTCCCGCTTCAACCATACCTGCCCCGATTACCAATCGCTGTACGCTGAAACTTTCAACTGCCCACTGCATTTCGGTGCCGGCGACAATGCCTTTGCCTTTGAACGTCGCTGGCTGGACATGCCACTGCCGTTGGCAGACCAGATAACCCACCGCGCCATGAGCGAGCGCTGCCGGCGGCAGAATCTGGAGTTCACCGGTCGCCAAGCCTGGTTGGGGCGCATCCGCCAACTGCTTCTCGATCAGTTGAATGCCGCGCCTGGACTGGAGGGCCTGGCCAAGCAGATGAATTGTTCATCGCGCACCCTGCGACGACATCTGCAGGAGTTGGGCAGCAGCTATCAGCAGTTGCTCGATGAGTTGCGATTCGAGCGTGCCAAACAATTGCTGGCCGAGGACCAACTGCCGATCTATCAAATCGCAGAGGTGCTGGGCTTCAGCGAAACGGCCAGCTTTCGTCATGCGTTCTTGCGCTGGAGCGGCGTAGCACCCAGCCATTTCCGCACCTAG
- a CDS encoding histone deacetylase family protein: protein MLTIYSDDHRLHHGRCELIDGQLMPCFEMPSRADHVLERVKTRELGPVQGPTDFGRAPLLRVHSADYLNFFEGAWQRWSALGHEGDLLPFTWPARTLRSIKPKGLHGELGYYSFDAGVPITAGTWKAAYSAAQVALTAQAAVQAGARSAFALCRPPGHHAASDVMGGYCYLNNAAIAAQAFLDQGHSKVAILDVDYHHGNGTQEIFYSRSDVLFASIHGDPQAEFPFFLGYADEEGEGEGLGYNVNYPLPAGSDWATWSNALEQACERIAAYAPDVIVVSLGVDTFKDDPISQFKLDSPDYLQMGERIARLGKPTLFVMEGGYAVEEIGINAVNVLEGFERA from the coding sequence ATGCTGACAATTTATTCTGACGATCATCGCCTTCATCACGGCCGCTGCGAGTTGATCGATGGGCAACTCATGCCCTGCTTTGAAATGCCTTCACGTGCAGACCATGTACTTGAGCGGGTCAAGACCCGTGAATTGGGCCCGGTACAGGGTCCGACAGACTTTGGCCGCGCACCACTGCTACGCGTGCACAGCGCCGATTACCTGAATTTCTTCGAGGGTGCCTGGCAGCGCTGGTCCGCCCTCGGCCACGAGGGTGACCTGCTGCCCTTTACCTGGCCAGCACGAACCTTGCGTAGCATCAAACCCAAGGGCCTGCATGGTGAACTGGGCTATTACAGCTTCGACGCGGGAGTCCCGATCACTGCTGGCACCTGGAAGGCAGCCTATAGTGCCGCGCAGGTTGCGCTGACCGCCCAAGCGGCAGTGCAAGCCGGTGCGCGCAGCGCCTTTGCCCTATGCCGCCCACCAGGACACCATGCGGCAAGCGATGTGATGGGCGGCTACTGCTACCTGAACAACGCCGCCATTGCTGCCCAGGCCTTTCTTGATCAAGGCCACAGCAAAGTGGCCATCCTTGACGTGGACTACCACCATGGCAATGGCACCCAGGAAATCTTTTATTCGCGCAGCGACGTACTCTTCGCCTCGATTCACGGCGACCCGCAGGCCGAGTTTCCATTCTTCCTGGGTTATGCCGACGAGGAAGGCGAAGGTGAGGGCCTGGGTTACAACGTCAATTACCCACTACCGGCAGGCAGTGACTGGGCCACTTGGAGCAATGCTCTGGAGCAAGCCTGTGAACGCATTGCCGCTTATGCGCCAGACGTGATCGTGGTGTCATTGGGGGTCGATACATTCAAGGACGACCCCATCTCCCAGTTCAAGCTCGACAGCCCGGACTACCTGCAGATGGGCGAGCGCATTGCTCGTCTAGGCAAGCCGACCTTGTTTGTCATGGAAGGTGGCTATGCCGTCGAAGAAATCGGTATAAACGCCGTTAACGTCCTGGAAGGATTCGAACGCGCTTAA